A region from the Catellatospora sp. TT07R-123 genome encodes:
- the cysD gene encoding sulfate adenylyltransferase subunit CysD, which yields MQPATEGRGEVRSASGEPTPAAYRFSHLDALEAESIFVMREVVAEFERPVLLFSGGKDSIVMLRLAQKAFAPGRIPFAVMHVDTGHNFHEVLEYRDRRVAELGLQLIVASVPEALARGLVTEPANGSRNRIQTPVLLDAVDKYRFDALFGGARRDEEKARAKERVFSFRDEFGQWDPKNQRPELWSLYNGRHHPGESIRVFPLSNWTELDIWHYIGREDIPLPSIYFAHDRPVVERDGMLFGVNEFLAARDGERVFTERVRYRTVGDATLTAAVASDADTVEKVIAEVAATRVTERGATRGDDKVSEAAMEDRKREGYF from the coding sequence ATGCAGCCAGCCACGGAAGGCCGCGGCGAGGTCCGATCCGCGAGCGGCGAACCGACGCCGGCTGCGTACCGGTTCTCGCACCTGGACGCTCTCGAAGCCGAGAGCATCTTCGTGATGCGGGAGGTGGTGGCCGAGTTCGAGCGCCCGGTGCTGCTGTTCTCGGGCGGCAAGGACTCGATCGTGATGCTGCGCCTGGCGCAGAAGGCGTTCGCGCCCGGACGGATCCCGTTCGCGGTGATGCACGTCGACACGGGCCACAACTTCCACGAGGTCCTGGAATACCGCGACCGCCGCGTGGCCGAGCTCGGCCTCCAGCTGATCGTCGCCAGCGTGCCCGAGGCGCTCGCCCGGGGCCTGGTCACCGAGCCCGCCAACGGCTCGCGCAACCGGATCCAGACGCCGGTGCTGCTGGACGCCGTCGACAAGTACCGCTTCGACGCCCTGTTCGGGGGCGCCCGCCGCGACGAGGAGAAGGCCCGCGCCAAGGAGCGGGTGTTCTCGTTCCGCGACGAGTTCGGCCAGTGGGACCCGAAGAACCAGCGCCCGGAGCTGTGGTCGCTGTACAACGGGCGGCACCACCCCGGCGAGTCGATCCGGGTGTTCCCGCTGTCCAACTGGACCGAGCTGGACATCTGGCACTACATCGGCCGCGAGGACATCCCGCTGCCCTCGATCTACTTCGCCCACGATCGCCCCGTCGTCGAGCGCGACGGCATGCTGTTCGGGGTCAACGAGTTCCTGGCCGCCCGCGACGGCGAGCGCGTGTTCACCGAGCGGGTGCGTTACCGCACCGTCGGCGACGCGACCCTGACGGCGGCGGTGGCCTCCGACGCCGACACGGTGGAGAAGGTCATCGCGGAGGTGGCGGCGACCCGGGTGACCGAGCGCGGCGCGACCCGCGGCGACGACAAGGTCAGCGAGGCCGCGATGGAAGACCGTAAGCGTGAGGGGTACTTCTGA
- a CDS encoding sugar transferase has protein sequence MEQRRDDDRRGPGPRPYRQRHRSADTPLDFASGPTPAGPAPFSPAPVGLVAVRPQQPVLPATHPDPPRHRPGTGRRPVGGSTHIGTPVRVLDRRKGWEQRYLWTLLGSDLLVGSAAGLLAFILRFGPQVTPFTRTYVLLSLLLPFALMASLTLTRAYDRRFLYVGTQEYDRVLRGGLWVIATVAVGSYALELPTARSYVLIALPAATGTLVVTRFLLRKALHRRRERGECLRRVVVVGHELAIIGLARQLGRERFHGLEVVGACVPRGSDGRIGLPVYGTFDDVAAAVRAAGADTVIVLSCPELDGHALRRTAWQLERDEIDLIVASALVDVAGDRTTIRPVDGLPMLHVEHPRLSGGSRVVKELMDRIGAALLLVAFAPLLLVTALALRLDSPGAALFRQVRVGRDGREFVIFKFRTMYTDAEARLAELRHLNEHDGVLFKIRDDPRVTAMGKWMRRYSLDELPQLINVLLGQMSLVGPRPPLPVEVAAYADDVRRRLAVKPGMTGLWQVSGRSDLPWEEAVRLDLRYVENWSMSMDLLILLRTLTAVVRSSGAY, from the coding sequence ATGGAGCAGCGGCGTGACGACGACCGACGGGGGCCGGGACCGAGGCCCTACCGGCAACGCCACCGCTCCGCTGATACGCCGCTCGACTTCGCCAGCGGGCCGACCCCGGCCGGTCCCGCGCCGTTCAGCCCGGCGCCGGTAGGGCTGGTCGCGGTCCGCCCGCAGCAGCCGGTGCTGCCCGCGACGCATCCGGATCCGCCGCGGCACCGCCCGGGGACGGGCCGCCGCCCGGTCGGCGGCAGCACCCACATCGGCACGCCGGTGCGCGTGCTGGACCGCCGCAAGGGCTGGGAGCAGCGCTACCTGTGGACGCTGCTCGGCTCGGACCTGCTGGTCGGCTCGGCGGCCGGCCTGCTCGCCTTCATCCTGCGGTTCGGCCCGCAGGTCACCCCGTTCACGCGGACCTACGTGCTGCTGTCGCTGCTGCTGCCGTTCGCGCTGATGGCGTCGCTGACGCTGACCAGGGCCTACGACCGCCGCTTCCTCTACGTCGGCACCCAGGAGTACGACCGGGTGCTGCGCGGCGGCCTGTGGGTGATCGCGACGGTCGCGGTCGGGTCGTACGCGCTGGAACTGCCGACGGCCCGCTCGTACGTGCTGATCGCGCTGCCCGCCGCGACCGGGACCCTGGTGGTGACCCGGTTCCTGCTGCGCAAGGCGCTGCACCGGCGGCGCGAGCGGGGCGAGTGCCTGCGCCGGGTGGTGGTGGTCGGTCACGAGCTGGCGATCATCGGCCTGGCCCGGCAGCTGGGCCGCGAGCGGTTCCACGGGCTGGAGGTGGTCGGGGCGTGCGTGCCGCGCGGCAGTGACGGCCGCATCGGCCTGCCCGTGTACGGCACGTTCGACGACGTCGCCGCGGCGGTGCGCGCCGCCGGGGCGGACACGGTGATCGTGCTGAGCTGCCCGGAGCTGGACGGGCACGCGCTGCGCCGGACGGCGTGGCAGCTGGAGCGCGACGAGATCGACCTGATCGTGGCCAGCGCCCTGGTGGACGTGGCCGGCGACCGGACCACGATCCGGCCGGTGGATGGGCTGCCGATGCTGCACGTGGAGCATCCGCGGCTGTCGGGCGGCAGCCGGGTGGTCAAGGAGCTGATGGACCGGATCGGCGCGGCGCTGCTGCTGGTGGCGTTCGCGCCGCTGCTGCTGGTGACGGCGCTGGCGCTGCGGCTGGACTCGCCCGGCGCGGCCCTGTTCCGCCAGGTGCGGGTGGGGCGTGACGGACGTGAGTTCGTCATCTTCAAGTTCCGTACCATGTACACCGATGCCGAGGCGCGGCTTGCCGAGCTGCGGCATCTCAACGAGCACGACGGGGTGCTCTTCAAGATCCGGGACGACCCGCGCGTGACCGCGATGGGCAAGTGGATGCGCCGCTACTCGCTGGACGAGCTGCCGCAGCTGATCAATGTGCTGCTGGGGCAGATGTCGCTGGTGGGGCCGCGGCCGCCGCTGCCGGTCGAGGTGGCCGCCTACGCGGACGACGTGCGGCGCCGGTTGGCCGTCAAGCCGGGGATGACCGGCCTGTGGCAGGTGTCCGGTCGGTCGGATCTTCCGTGGGAAGAGGCTGTCCGTTTGGACCTTCGTTACGTCGAGAACTGGTCAATGTCCATGGACCTGCTCATCCTCCTGCGTACACTGACCGCCGTTGTCCGAAGCTCTGGAGCGTACTGA
- a CDS encoding 3'(2'),5'-bisphosphate nucleotidase CysQ has translation MKMPPVEDGAFAVWLARQAGDLLLSLRDELGFDDPVALRKAGDKRSHDMIMTELARWRPADAVLSEEGVDDPARLAASRLWIIDPLDGTREFGEAGRADWAVHVALWRRTGADEGVLATGAVALPAQQRVLGSEPAPAYPPLAPSVAAGGPIRIATSRTRPPAFLTALAEATGAELVPMGSAGAKIAAVVTGDVDAYIHDGGQYEWDSAAPVAVAAAAGLHTSRVDGSPLVYNQGTASLPDLLVCRMDLGAELLSAISQHR, from the coding sequence CTGAAGATGCCACCCGTCGAGGACGGCGCTTTCGCCGTATGGCTGGCCCGCCAGGCCGGCGACCTCCTGCTGTCCCTGCGCGACGAACTGGGGTTCGACGACCCGGTCGCCCTGCGCAAGGCCGGTGACAAGCGCTCCCACGACATGATCATGACGGAGCTGGCCCGCTGGCGCCCCGCCGACGCCGTGCTCAGCGAGGAGGGTGTCGACGACCCCGCCCGCCTGGCCGCGTCCCGGCTGTGGATCATCGACCCGCTCGACGGCACCCGCGAGTTCGGCGAGGCCGGGCGCGCGGACTGGGCCGTGCACGTGGCGCTGTGGCGGCGCACCGGTGCCGACGAGGGCGTGCTGGCCACCGGCGCGGTGGCGCTGCCCGCGCAGCAGCGGGTGCTCGGCAGCGAGCCGGCCCCGGCGTACCCCCCGCTGGCGCCCTCGGTCGCCGCGGGCGGCCCGATCCGCATCGCGACCAGCCGCACCCGCCCGCCCGCGTTCCTGACCGCCCTGGCGGAGGCGACCGGGGCCGAGCTGGTGCCGATGGGCTCGGCCGGTGCGAAGATCGCCGCCGTGGTGACCGGCGACGTCGACGCCTACATCCACGACGGCGGCCAGTACGAGTGGGACTCGGCGGCCCCGGTCGCCGTCGCCGCGGCGGCGGGCCTGCACACTTCCCGGGTGGATGGTTCACCTCTTGTTTACAACCAGGGCACCGCGAGTCTGCCGGATCTTCTGGTATGTCGTATGGACCTGGGCGCTGAGCTGCTGTCGGCGATCTCACAGCATCGTTGA